A stretch of Geomonas oryzisoli DNA encodes these proteins:
- a CDS encoding polyprenol monophosphomannose synthase — translation MESEPPLKPIKPIVVIPTYNERDNLEKLVRQVLALSPALELLVVDDNSPDGTGDLAEALAADTGRVSVLHRSGKLGLGSAYREGFAKALAMGADLVVQMDADFSHDPAMIPYFFEETRQADLVIGSRYLNGVSVVNWPLRRLMLSYFASVYTRVITGLTISDCTSGFKCFRAEALKAIDLSSIRSDGYSFQIEMNYRLKEKGFRISEVPIIFIDRHAGTSKMSKKIVREAVLMVWKLKLGSLLRAVLPKGRG, via the coding sequence ATGGAAAGCGAGCCCCCCTTGAAACCCATCAAGCCTATCGTGGTGATCCCCACCTACAACGAAAGAGACAACCTGGAAAAACTGGTCAGGCAGGTCCTGGCCCTAAGCCCCGCTCTCGAGCTCTTGGTGGTGGACGATAACTCACCTGACGGCACCGGCGACCTTGCGGAAGCCCTCGCTGCCGATACGGGGCGGGTCTCCGTGCTGCACCGCAGCGGCAAACTCGGGCTCGGCTCCGCCTACCGTGAAGGGTTCGCCAAGGCGCTTGCCATGGGTGCCGACCTGGTGGTGCAGATGGATGCCGATTTTTCCCACGACCCGGCTATGATCCCGTACTTCTTCGAGGAGACCCGGCAGGCCGACCTCGTGATCGGCTCGCGCTACCTGAACGGCGTCAGCGTGGTGAACTGGCCGCTGCGCCGGCTCATGCTGAGCTACTTTGCCAGCGTCTACACCCGCGTCATCACCGGCCTCACCATCTCCGACTGCACCAGCGGGTTCAAATGCTTCCGCGCCGAGGCGCTCAAGGCGATCGACCTCTCCAGCATCCGCTCGGACGGCTACTCCTTCCAGATTGAGATGAACTACCGCCTCAAGGAAAAAGGGTTCCGCATCAGCGAGGTCCCCATCATCTTCATAGACCGCCACGCCGGAACCTCCAAGATGTCCAAGAAGATCGTGCGCGAGGCTGTACTCATGGTCTGGAAGCTCAAGCTGGGGTCGCTGCTGCGTGCGGTGCTCCCGAAGGGGAGGGGATAA
- a CDS encoding HU family DNA-binding protein — protein MNKAELVSAIAEEAQLTKVDADKALTGILDALTNCLAAGDKVTLVGFGTFSVAERAARTGQNPQTGKKIEIAASTAPKFKPGNTLKELINA, from the coding sequence ATGAACAAGGCAGAACTGGTAAGCGCCATTGCTGAAGAAGCACAGTTGACCAAGGTTGATGCAGACAAGGCACTGACTGGAATTCTTGACGCACTCACCAACTGTCTTGCCGCTGGCGACAAGGTAACCCTGGTCGGCTTCGGCACCTTCAGCGTCGCCGAGCGCGCCGCCCGCACCGGTCAGAACCCGCAGACCGGTAAGAAGATCGAGATCGCGGCTTCCACCGCTCCGAAATTCAAGCCGGGCAACACCCTGAAGGAACTGATCAACGCTTAA